From the genome of Perca fluviatilis chromosome 1, GENO_Pfluv_1.0, whole genome shotgun sequence, one region includes:
- the LOC120543531 gene encoding retinal cone rhodopsin-sensitive cGMP 3',5'-cyclic phosphodiesterase subunit gamma-like, producing MADTAVAAPADRKAPPKFKQRTTRTFKSKAPKPGQKGFGDEIPGMEGLGTDITVVCPWEAFGDMELSDLAKYGIV from the exons ATGGCAGACACAGCCGTTGCAGCCCCCGCCGACAGGAAGGCCCCTCCCAAGTTCAAGCAGAGGACCACTCGTACCTTCAAGAGCAAGGCCCCAAAACCAGGCCAGAAGGG atttggAGACGAAATCCCCGGCATGGAGGGTCTTGGCACAGACATCACTGTGGTTTGCCCATGGGAAGCCTTCGGGGACATGGAGCTCAGCGACCTGGCGAAATATGGAATTGTCTAG
- the LOC120565291 gene encoding endoplasmic reticulum resident protein 27 — protein MLITLFFSLLVSTVVATEKDNALPRLTDTKAAEAFIDSAEVVVIGFLEGEESLGYQELVAAAKRVDSVPVAICTEKEVWAVYSLSSDTITLFRKADNHQENLVIAEAKKLEADGLVNFITINEVRYITEYNQVTAVGLFHSEVKTHLLLFANRGSKVYTELRERLGAMAPEFTGKFLFVLINGAVKSNSRSLGYFGLKSKDLPRVGMYDGDSDMKWLLPEGEISTERVREFCQSFLRGELKEVKQAETETKTEL, from the exons ATGCTGATCACTCTGTTTTTCTCCCTTCTGGTGTCTACTGTCGTTGCCACAGAGAAAG ACAATGCCCTTCCCAGACTGACTGACACCAAAGCTGCTGAGGCCTTTATCGACTCTGCTGAAGTGGTGGTCATCGGATTCTTGGAG GGAGAGGAGAGTCTCGGCTATCAGGAACTCGTTGCAGCTGCAAAGCGAGTTGACTCAGTCCCGGTAGCCATCTGCACTGAGAAAGAGGTGTGGGCAGTCTACAGCCTCTCCTCAGACACCATCACCCTTTTCAGAAAG GCAGATAATCACCAGGAGAACCTCGTCATTGCCGAAGCCAAGAAGTTAGAAGCTGACGGTCTTGTAAACTTCATCACCATCAACGAGGTCCGATACATCACAGAATACAACCAAGTG ACCGCAGTGGGTCTGTTTCATTCAGAGGTGAAGACACACCTCCTGCTCTTTGCCAACAGGGGAAGTAAAGTATACACTGAGCTCAGGGAGCGACTGGGAGCTATGGCCCCTGAGTTCACAGGCAAG TTTTTGTTTGTGCTAATCAACGGAGCAGTGAAGTCCAACTCCCGGTCACTGGGCTACTTCGGCCTCAAGTCTAAGGACCTCCCTCGAGTTGGTATGTATGATGGTGACTCGGACATGAAGTGGCTCCTGCCAGAGGGAGAGATCTCTACTGAGCGGGTACGGGAGTTCTGCCAGTCCTTCCTACGAGGGGAACTGAAG
- the LOC120571491 gene encoding retinal cone rhodopsin-sensitive cGMP 3',5'-cyclic phosphodiesterase subunit gamma-like: MADTAVALPADKKAPPRFKQRAARTFKSKAPKPGQKGFGDDIPGMEGLGTDITVVCPWEAFGDMELCDLAKYGIV; encoded by the exons ATGGCAGACACAGCCGTTGCACTTCCCGCCGACAAGAAGGCCCCTCCCAGATTCAAGCAGAGGGCCGCTCGTACCTTCAAGAGCAAGGCACCTAAACCCGGCCAGAAGGG ATTCGGAGACGATATCCCCGGCATGGAGGGTCTTGGCACAGACATCACAGTGGTTTGCCCATGGGAAGCCTTCGGGGACATGGAACTCTGTGACCTGGCGAAATATGGAATTGTTTAG